The Buteo buteo chromosome 15, bButBut1.hap1.1, whole genome shotgun sequence genome includes the window CCAGCAGCGGCACACGCGCGGGCGCACCCCCTCCCCCACGGTCGCTGACGCaaaatggcggcggcggcggcggccgcctcgcctcgcctcgcctcacctcacctcccctcccctcgcctcgcctcgccttCCTtcccgctccgccgcccgccccgctctCTCGCGGCGATCGCCCCTTCCCCCAAGCCGCCCtcgtcctcgccctcgcccGCGGCGCCCGCTGCCCCGGGAACTCACCGCCTCCATAGCGGCCGTAACGCGACATCCTAACGGCCCCGCCGACCGCCCCTCCGCGCGCACGCGCCGCCGATCGCGCCTGCGCCCTGCCCGGCGCTCCCACCTCCCTCGGGCGCTGCGCAGGCGCGCGCCGGGGGGGTGGGGCGTCAGGGCGGAGCAGCGGGGGCGCCGGTTGCCACGGTGACGGCGGGGTGCGGCCGATGGCGCCTGACAGGAACGGGACGGGACGGGCCCGGCGCCCAtcgggggagcggcggcggcggcggcggggagggtcGCTCGGTAGCCCCTGCGCCACCGGGAGTGGGGCGGAGGGGGCTTccggcagcggcggggcccTGAGGTGAGCGAAGGGGACTGATATGGTAGAGGCCGACGGTTGGGAAAACCAAAGCTGGAGAGAAGGAAACCATGAGCAATTAAAACTGAACTGGGTGCTTGGTGAATTTATGatctttgctgaaaaatgcaCAGATAGGACTTTGCTGGATAAATATGGCCGGGAAAGATAGGAACTTCTGTCCTTGTTCCTGgccttgtagataatttagcttaaagtACCATATGGGTTGCATCGCTAATGTAAACATAAGAAGTACTAACGAGCATTCCATAGGGTAAGTTGTACCAAAACGTGTGAAGGAccgtactgcgcagaatccgCTAAGGAGGATCAAGTAacggacaagtgaggaagactatggaagaccaccagaggacccCTGAAGACCACCATAGCACCTGAAAAGGCCTGCgcaaaggacatttacatatgctaataatctcctggaaaaaaattaatgaatatgtatgacAATTcttggaaatctaatgaatatgcatCTAGAACTCGTATATAAACCATACGACTAGATCTGACAGGGGTACGCGATAagtggagcgatcccccgtgtacccagtgctgcaataaagaatgcctgctttccaAAACTCCAAAACCGAGTCTCGGAGAGTTTCTGAACTGCCGATTTATGGTAACAgttggcgacccagatgggacacTGCTTCTGAATCTCAACAGATCCTGGGATCATAGGAACCTCAGGCGGCACTGGGATTTCTTGGGAGGGACCTTGATCCCTGGACTGAAGAGCTCGAAGCAAGAACTGCGATTTGTAAGTAAGGCattctttttgtaattttggGGATTTGTGGTTTTGGTATTTGGTACCTATCTGTAAGATGCAGGCTTTTGACTGTGCAGGGTAGACATAGGGAAAGGACCCTATAGGAGAAGTGGTGTGGCCCCCCTGAGGATTTGAATCTTTCATGGGTACCTTTTTGGGTTGATGAGCACAATTGTTATTGCATTTATAAGTTTGCCTATCTTGGtggtaattttatttatagttaTATTAAGTTGTTGTAAGAAAATCTGTATTCTGTGTGTAGTATAATAGAATTTGTGTTTCTATGTAATGGGGGCTGGAAGTTCCACTGGTGGAGTATTAAAGAAATCACCCTTAGGATGTATTTTATGACATTGGAAACAAATTGCTGGATCTCCAGGAGGTTTGGCCAAAAGAGCTGATTTGATAAAGTATTGTAATCAATGGTGGCCCCTTTATAAATtggaaaatgtggaaaaatggCTAATGAATGGAACATTGAATTATAATACATTATTACAattgatgttatttttaagaaaggaaggTAAATGGGATGAAGTAATGTATGCAGATATGTTTTTCATGCTGCGTCAACACCCTGAGTGGCAGAAGGAACGTGGAATTAATTTAGCTCCTTCAGATCCTCTTGTATTAGCATTAGAAAAGGATCAGAATAAATATACTggaaaagctttgaaaagatGTTGCTCAGCTTGTAGAGTTGGACAAAGGTGTTTAAAATTGACTcaggaaaaggcaaaagaggATTTGGAAATGCTGGTGGCACCAGCATTGAGGCTGTTAAGacaggaggagatggaaggttGTAGGGAGAGgtctggagaaggggaagatgaTCATATGATTGAGGGAGCAGGGCAAACCCCAGTAGCTGGTCAAACGCGAAGTAGACAGACAGGCTTACGGGCTCCATTGCGACAGGCTGTGGGAAATGATGGACCAATTACTGtaaaggttcctttttcaatatcGGACTTAAATAATTGGAAAATTGCTGCAGGAAATTACCGAGATGATCCAGAAAAGGTGGCAAATGTCTTTGAAATTATGGTTAAAACTCAAAATCCAGATTGGCAAGATATCGAAGCTATTTTACAAGTATTGTTTGATAGTACAGAGAGGGATGTGATATGGAGGGCTGTAAGAACACATCTTCAAGCACAGATAGCTTCAAGAGCCTTACAGGGGCAAGTGGAGGATCATTTTCCCTCCGTAGATCCTAACTGGGATCCCAGTGATCCAGATAATAAAGGAATGATAGCTCGATATCAGAAATTGATATTATTTGGAATTCAGAATGCAACTCTGAAGGCTATAAATTAGTCCAAACTGtatgaaataaaacaggataagaaGGAATCACCAACTGATTTCTTGAATACATTAAAAGAAGCAGCTCGGAAATATACTACATTAGATATTGAattggaggaagggaaaggtcAGTTAGCCACTCTATTTATCGGGCAATCATCTGATGATATTCAGAGAAAATTGCAAAAACTCCAGGGGGCAGAGGCTAGGGACATTGGGAAAATGTTGGATATTGCTTGGGTTATATACAGGAATAGAGatcaacaaaaggaaaagggaaatgcaaagttaATGGCAGCTCTTGAGACTATACAATTGTATCAAAAGGGCGCAAGAGGAGTGCCCAGAGGGAATATGAGAGGAGTTATACGAGGAAGAGGTAGGAGACGCGGACTGCTGAATCCAACTGTTGGACAGCATCAGTGTGCATACTGTAAGAAGGAGGGACATTGGAAAAGGGAATGCCCGGCTTtgttggaaggaaaaggagaaggagtaCCAATAGTACCCATAGAGGATGAAGATTGAGGAGGACCGGAGTACTCTTCCCCAGTGGAGCCTCTGGTTACAATTAAGCTGGGGAATGAGGAGGTAGAATGTTTGATAGACACAGGAGCAACatattcagttttaaatactaAGAAACATGAACTAGGAATCGACATGGTGAAAGTTATTGGTGCAAtggggaaagcagaagaaagaccattttttaaacttttaaaatttaaaattggaaaacaGTGGGTTACTCACCAATTTCTTTATTTACCAGGTGCACCGAAACCATTGATTGGTTGGGACTTACTGGAAAAACTTGAGGCAGGAATAAAATTCAAGGAAGGGGAAGTAGAAGTTTTAATACCAGAATCTAAATACATCCAAGCATCAGTGTTCTTGTTACAGGAGGATAAACTCATAAGTGAAGATATTCCCAGAGAAGTGGAAGAGGCAGTGGTTCCTTTCGTCTGGGCCGGAGAAGTACCCAGAAGGTCGAAAAGAGCCAAACCTGTGAGAATAGATCTAAAACCAGAATCGACACCAGTAAGGTTGAAACAGTATCACATAAAAATGGAAGCTAAACTAGGGCTATTGCcattaatacaaaaatttttgaaatatgggTTATTGAAGGAGTACGAGTCTAAATATAATACTCCAATTTTACCAGTAAGAAAGGCAGATGGAAAAACATATAGACTGCTTCAAGACTTAAGATCTATTAATCAGATAGTACAAGATATACATCCAGTGGTGGTGAATCCATATACTTTGCTGACAAACctgacagaaaaacaagaatagTTTACAGCATTAGATTTAAAAGATCTCTTTTTTTGCATCCCAGTTGCCCCAGAGagtcaaaaaatatttgcttttgagtGGGAGAATCCTGAAACAGGGCGGAAAACTCAATATACTTGGACCGTGTTACCACATGGGTTTAAAAATAGCCCTACCATTTTTGGAAACCAGCTTGCTAAAGAACTTGAGATTTGGCGAGTAGAAAACAGAGAGGGTGTTGTACTCCAGTACGTAGATGATATCCTGCTGGCAGGGGAAACCCGAGAAGAATGTTTGAAGTTAACAATAAGCCTTTTGAATTTTCTCAGAATGAGTGGTTACAGAGTGTCACAAGAAAAGGCTCGGATAGCACAAGAAACTGTAATGTATTTGGgttttgagatttttaaaggACATCGACAGCTATCAGTGGACAGAAAAGAGGCTATTTGTCGTCTTCTGGAACCAAATACTCTTCGAGAATTACGGACCTTCCTCGGGATGACAGGATGGTGTCATTTATGGATCGATGAGTATGGCCTAATGGTAAGaccactgctttaaaaaatcttgAACAAGCACTATTGAAGGCACCTGCATTGGCATTACCAAATTTGGAAAAACCTTTTGAATTGTTTGTCCATGAGAAGTGAGGGATAGCACTGAGAGTGCTTACCCAGTGTCTTGGACCTCTATGACGAGCAGTGGcgtatttttctaaacaattGGATACTGTGAGTCAGGGATGGCCTGGATGTTTGAAGGCTGTGGCAGCTACTGTAATATTAATACAGGAAGCATGGAAGTTCACTTTGGGCCAGAGAATTACAGTATATGTACCaatgtattggctttgtgtggcaaggttttggtagcggggggggttacaggggtggcttctgtaagaagctgctggaaatctaatgaatatgcatCTAGAACTTGTATATAAACCATACGACTAGATCTGACAGGGATATGTGataggtggagcgatcccccATGtacccagcgctgcaataaagaatgcctgctttccaAAACCGAGTCTCGGAGAGTTTCTGAACTGCCGATTTACGGTAACAGGACAGCGGCAGGGGGCCGCCTCCAGAGCGGAGGCCGGCGGGGTGCAGGGAAGTGCTTCAGGCTTGCGGCCATCCTCCCAAAAGGATGCTGCAGGCTTGGGAAGGCGGTCTGGCAAGACCAGCAGAGCTGTTCTCACCAGACAAGTGGCTGTCGTCTCCCGAATGGCCTATTTACGACGTGACCTCTGCCAGGAGCTTCTGCTAGTGCAGTTACTTGAGTTAGGAGAGTTGCACTTCTTTGTGACCTTCATGAAGGTTAAATTTATGGTTAGAGAGCTGGACTGACTGCCCATGATAGTGACCTGTATCTGTAAGGTATGGCTGAGATGACAGGGTAAAAAAGTACTCCAGGGCTTCGTGGTTCAGAACAATTAAATAACCACATGCGCAACaatggaggggagaaaaaaaaaaaaaagagcggGGACCGAGACTAGCAAGAATTAAATCCAAAGATGTGTGGAGTATTTTGCTCAAAAGGGACTTTGAAGAAACCGCCCTCCAGTCTGTGATCCAGAAGGGGACCGGTTAGGAAGCTATTTAGGCTGTAAACAACTAAAACATGATATgcacataaatatataaaaacaagCTACGTTCCTTCTTTCCACCACTTACCTTTCAAACAGATTTCCTATTGCTTGCTTATAGTGAAAACAATTAGATTTGCTAACCCCTGCTTTCTAATAAACTAGAAATGCGAAAGAAAACAGTAGCTGAACGCAGTGGCATAAGCCATTCGTAAATAATCCCCATAGCACGGTGGAAGTTGAATTCAAacatcacaaaaccaaaaaattacCTCCTTAAGCCTGCAAAGTAAGATGATCTCATTTTGtacccctttttttctgttatgctCACAAAATCATCGCATGCTTGCTTTCACTCAAATTACTGAAATGATGGCAGCTTGTTTGCTTCATCCATAGGAAGCTTTTCATTAGTAGTGTTAAAAGAGAGCAGCTTTTGGATCTGGGGAGGGCAGAAATCAAGTTTTTTCACCttcacagcagcacaggaaagCTTGTGAAGACAACTCAAAGCCTGGGAGcaaaaataccttatttttaCAGAGCAGGTACACACACCGCCCATCTCTACCTACTTACGCACTGATATACTGAACGAACTGCTTACTGCTTAATGATTatctctctgtaactttacataccaagGACTGGTGTTtgtcaaggattaagcctgtcagagactggtacttgggagtgatgagcaagaaggagcCATGAGCAATCACagaacttaattaaatgtttgatgaatTTACGATCTTGTTGAGAAGGCACAAGCAGAGGCCTTGCTTAAATAGATAGGGCCGgaaaagataagaactcctgcctttgttcttgtccttgtagataatttagcttaaactagCCGTATGGTTTTACGTCACTAATGAAAACctagataataagagcactgacaagcactgatgtatcaaaaCATGTAAAGAACCATGCTGCGCCTGAGGAGGGTCAAGTAGTAGACAAGTGAGGAAGGCTGTGGaggaccaccagagaccttcagtGCGCCTGCGTAAAGGACgtttgcatatgctaatagctTCCCGGAAAACTAATgcatatgtataacatttctcggCAATCTAGTGAATGTGTACGTAGAACACGCACTTAACCTGCACAGTTAGGCCCGACGGTGTGCACGGCaggtggagcgatcccccgtgcatccagcgctgccaGTAAAGAATACCTACTGAACAGTTAATCAAACTATTGCGTTAGCTTCTGTGCATCAGCAGACGGATGGCTCGAGGGGGCTCGAGCCGCCATTTTGGGGTTAGCGGCCCCAGAGCCCGGGCGGGGTCGCGGCGGGCCGGGTGAAGCGGGGCCGGACGCGGGGCGGGTGTGAGCGCTGCGGGCCCCGCCTCCCCGCGTGGCAGCCGCCCTGGTGGGTACGGCCCTGCACCTGAGGGACGTGCGCACCCGCGGTCACGGAGCGCTCCGGCCCTGAGCGCTTCCTGGCCTCGGCGGCCTCGGCCGCCGTGCTCCACGGTGTGGGTGGCGGgggcggcgcgcggcggcgGGAAGCGGCggtcccgccggggccgggcccagCTCCCGCTCCCAGGCGCCCTCGGCAGGGCCGGGAACCGGGCGGCCGGCCAGCGGGGATGCgggtgcggggccggggcgggggggacccGGGGTGCTCCCCTGCCCCCGCGGCGCCCGGCTGCtctccctgccggctccgtcTGGCTGCCGGCGCTGCCCGTCCCGCCGCCCGCTGCCTCCGCCGGCAGCGGGCAGGCGCTGAGGGGGGTGGCAGCGCCAGGGAGCCGGGAGGGAgcgagggagggagcgagcTTCCTCCGGCCCTTCGGCCTCCCGCCCTGCGCTGCCCCCATCTCTCTCCGCCGAGGGGTGCTGGGACGGAGGCGAATGCCCGGGTGGCCCCAGACTGGGGCCGGGGTGGCTTTACCGTCCTTACCAGTCGCGCAACTGGTGCGGGGTGAGGAGGGTGACGGCACTTGGTGCTCGCCCTGCCGTCGGGGGTGAGGATAGAGCCGGGATGCGGGCGGACGCCGCTTCTCCGCAGGCGGTGGAAGGGCTTGGGCAGGGGGGATGTGCCGGTACGCAGAGCAAAGCCGGTAAACTTCTGTCCTCGAGGGACAGGCGTCCCGAAGGTTTTGTAAGAGGGCAGAGCAATAAATAGAATGTTTAATGCAATGGGGAAGTGTTAAGTTAGCAGCAGAGTGATGTTTGAGGCTGTGCCCTGTGCCCCGAAAAACACACGAACTGGGTGGGAAATTACAGAGCTGCAGCAATATGCAAACCACTTGTGtgaatgtttgcttttataAGAAGCAAATTGTGTTTAAGACAGATGGAAGATCTTTACCTGGAGGCAAACTCAGTTCTGATGTGAAGGGCAAAGCAAAAGGTTTCATTGCTTCTACTAATCACCCTGGCTGTTTTCTAGGTTCTGGACGTAGGAAATATGAATGACTGGCAGAGGAAGAGCCCTCTAGACTGGGAAACGTACGTGAACAAAATGGTGAAAGTTGCTGCAATTGAGAAACATGAGTATGAAGGATGGGTCTTAACAGTCGATCCAGTTTCTGCCAGGTAAGTACCAAACAAAGCTTTTGCTTCTGTAAGGCtaagagaaaacaagtttttcAGGAAGATAAAAGATACCAAGACTGAAGCAAACTTATTTGGAGCAAAAACTGCATGTTGGGGCTGCATgtcctgttttttaaatggcaagGCCTAAGAGAAAGTAATATTGTAGCTGATGAGGCCAGTTCACTTAAACCCACTTTAATCTCATTCAAAGGACTGATAAATTTGGGGAATAGGTAACGTGGATTCACGCTAACTTTATTGTGGACCTGAGGTTAGTACTTTAAATGATATCCATGCGTTTAGgactatttttaataatatacCAAGGCCTGCCTCACAGAGAGAGCAGGGATGCAGGAATGTTTTTAATGCTTTAGGTGTTGAAATCCTTATCCTCTGCCCAGAGTTCTTGCATTGATGCCCTGCTTTCCCCTACAGCTAGACACCCGTGAGGGTGTAGTGGCTGCTTTGGAGAAGAAGCAGGGAAAATCAGCAAGGGCATTGGACGGAAAGTCAGATGTCATTGTCCAGAAAGACAGGTCTCTAGTATCTCAAGTGAGTAACTTGAAAACAGGGTTTGAAAGGCAGAACGCACCAGGGAATAGGCAGAAATTTGGCTCCTTGCTGCCAGAGCTTTTTCATACCTTTTTGGTTGTGAGCACAAGATGGAGGCTAGAAACTAAAACATCCAGCTTCTGATGTGTTTCAGAAGAATTGGTTGTTGCTTCAACTCTGGAGTAGCTCTGATACTCTGTCTTCTCTTGGAGTTGCTTATTGTTTTGGTAGGAAAGGTGTGCACAGCTGTGAGTGATTCTGGGGATGGCCCAGGCTAAAATCAAGGCATGTTTCATTGCACATTTCCCAAAAAGTCATTATTTCCACTAATGGTGGCAACAGTAGATTAGCAAAATGCTGGCATCAAATTCTGGAATTTTTCTTCCCACAAGAGGGAAGATGCTCTTTGTTGACATATAGGGAGGAGATCCTGGCAACAAGCTGCCTTCCTACCTGTATTTTAGGACTTCTGGGATGTAAGTGCCCTTGGGAAAAGACCAGGCTGCTATAACATGAGCCAGAACCTGCTGTGGTGTGTTCCTGTTGTAATAGtcaagtgttgtggtttaaccccagccagcaactaagccccacgcagccactcgctcactcccccctggtgggatggggaagagaatcagaagaataaaagtgagaaaactcgtgggatgagataaagacagattaataggtaaagcaaaagctgcgcacacaagcaaagcaaggaattaattcaccacttcccatgggcagcaggtgttcagccatctgcaggaaagcagggctccgtcacatgtaacggtgacttgggaagacaaacgccatcactccaaatgtccccttgcctccttcttcttcccccagctctatattacagagcatgacgtcctatggtctgggatatcccttgggtcagtcggggtcagctgtccaggctgtgtcccctccaactccttgtgcccccccagcctgctcgctggtggggtggggtgaggagcagaacagcccttggctctgggtaagccctgctcagcagtgacgaaaacatccctgtgctatcaacactgtttccagcataaatccaaaacacagccccataccagctagggtgaagaaaattaactctaccccagccaaacccagcacatCAAGCTATAGTTTTCAGTTAAGAAACTAGCaacactcattaaaaaaaataaattattttagtaatGATCAATAACTAAGTATTAATAATTCATCATTAAAAGGTTCTGCTGTTGTCAGCTGCCACCATTGCCTTCAGCATTCAAAGTGCTGAATGTATGAAGGTATTGTTCTTTTTGAATGTTGGAAGATTTAAGGTTCTTCAGCAAGGCTGGGAATGCTGCACAAAAATACTTAGATTCCCAGTCCTGATTTTAATGtacactttgctttttttaaagtaacgTTCTGCTTGATAGTATCTAGAGTAGTTTCAAATTCAAGGCTAGAAGTTACCTGCAAAGCCCcgcattttcagtattttaaggGTATAGCAGCatgcttttcaagaaaaatgctgGGTACTCCATATTGCCTAAATACCTGGGTTACGGTGATGCTAATGAGCACTCATCTCCAAGAATCTTGGCCTGCATTTCTCAGTCTTCAGTTAAGTACAGTGACTCATACATCTTTCCTTGGCAGTATTGTCCTTGCAACTTTCCTGGAGAATGAAAAAGTGTCCATATCCATTGTCTTGGGCCATGCTGTCCAGGAGgttgaaatactgaaagaagGGGACGATGAAATGAAGCAACGGCTTTCCTGCATATTTGCACctgaagaaagcaaagcctACAGCCCAGAGGAACttgaaaagaggaagaacaacTTGAAGACTTGGCTAGAAACAAACCACATCCCTGTAACAGAGCAAGGTGAATCGGGAAGAACGCTATGTGTGGCGGGGGTATTAACTATTGACCCACCATACGGCCCAGAAGAGTGCAGCAGCTCCAATGAGATTATTCTTTCTCGGGTTCAAGGCTTGATACAGGGCTATCTTGAAAAACAAGAGTGATGTCTGCTGTTTAAAGCAGTTGTCTTTAGAAATGGGTCTACCCACCCTATTTTAGGAACTGTCCTGGGTATCAATATTCACTATTTGCAAAAAATGCTGGGTTTAGGTccttttgtctgattttttatATGTTaagaaaaggataaaacaaGCAGTATAAACTGAAAGCACGAAGTGTTTTCCATGcactattttttattaaaagcaagcCATTGAATAATGATGATGTATTAAACTGATATGTCTGTTTACTGTATCAGTATTAAGCTGATACATCAGTTAGATAAGTATTTTTTGTAACGGTATTGTGAAAGATGATATATGATAGATTTAAACTGtgttttcctctgccttcaaaattaattatctAGTGGTGTAGGCATGTTTGTTTGAACTGCttcccagatttttttattttttttattttttttttccagaaagaggATTGTGACACTTGGACTTCCCAAACCAGGTGAAAAATCTGTTGagaaagccccccccccaggttttaaaaacatttcctatctatatttgttattttagaGCAGCAGTGGTTGGCAGACCCTTGTTCCTTAGAGAATTTTTTGCAGTTCAGTAAGTTTGTGTTTCTTAATGCTTTGTTTCTAGTTGATGGCAACACACAGTGCAAGAATCATTATGTGATTATTCCCGAGATTAATAATCC containing:
- the GEMIN6 gene encoding gem-associated protein 6 isoform X2, giving the protein MVTVGDPDGTLLLNLNRSWDHRNLRRHWDFLGGTLIPGLKSSKQELRFVLDVGNMNDWQRKSPLDWETYVNKMVKVAAIEKHEYEGWVLTVDPVSASIVLATFLENEKVSISIVLGHAVQEVEILKEGDDEMKQRLSCIFAPEESKAYSPEELEKRKNNLKTWLETNHIPVTEQGESGRTLCVAGVLTIDPPYGPEECSSSNEIILSRVQGLIQGYLEKQE
- the GEMIN6 gene encoding gem-associated protein 6 isoform X3, which codes for MSGYRVSQEKARIAQETVMYLGFEIFKGHRQLSVDRKEAICRLLEPNTLRELRTFLGMTGWCHLWIDEYGLMVLDVGNMNDWQRKSPLDWETYVNKMVKVAAIEKHEYEGWVLTVDPVSASIVLATFLENEKVSISIVLGHAVQEVEILKEGDDEMKQRLSCIFAPEESKAYSPEELEKRKNNLKTWLETNHIPVTEQERGL
- the GEMIN6 gene encoding gem-associated protein 6 isoform X1; this encodes MSGYRVSQEKARIAQETVMYLGFEIFKGHRQLSVDRKEAICRLLEPNTLRELRTFLGMTGWCHLWIDEYGLMVLDVGNMNDWQRKSPLDWETYVNKMVKVAAIEKHEYEGWVLTVDPVSASIVLATFLENEKVSISIVLGHAVQEVEILKEGDDEMKQRLSCIFAPEESKAYSPEELEKRKNNLKTWLETNHIPVTEQGESGRTLCVAGVLTIDPPYGPEECSSSNEIILSRVQGLIQGYLEKQE
- the GEMIN6 gene encoding gem-associated protein 6 isoform X4, encoding MRVLDVGNMNDWQRKSPLDWETYVNKMVKVAAIEKHEYEGWVLTVDPVSASIVLATFLENEKVSISIVLGHAVQEVEILKEGDDEMKQRLSCIFAPEESKAYSPEELEKRKNNLKTWLETNHIPVTEQGESGRTLCVAGVLTIDPPYGPEECSSSNEIILSRVQGLIQGYLEKQE
- the GEMIN6 gene encoding gem-associated protein 6 isoform X5 — protein: MNDWQRKSPLDWETYVNKMVKVAAIEKHEYEGWVLTVDPVSASIVLATFLENEKVSISIVLGHAVQEVEILKEGDDEMKQRLSCIFAPEESKAYSPEELEKRKNNLKTWLETNHIPVTEQGESGRTLCVAGVLTIDPPYGPEECSSSNEIILSRVQGLIQGYLEKQE